In Plantibacter sp. PA-3-X8, one DNA window encodes the following:
- a CDS encoding PIN domain-containing protein — MAFPAFFDTCALYGSTLNDVFLWLAHRGAFRPLWSVGVMTELDRNLRGHGVDVTLVEKRLSTMGRAFPDALVSGYDDLIDGMTCDPKDRHVLAAAVRANAEVLVTFNITDFPPESVSLFDIEVVHPDEFLLDQLDLYPGVTLSVLEHLVATYESPSLTMDELLQSLAQAGVPKFAQDVYRFL; from the coding sequence ATGGCATTTCCCGCATTCTTCGACACGTGTGCGCTGTACGGTTCGACCCTGAATGACGTGTTCTTGTGGCTTGCCCACCGCGGCGCGTTCCGACCGCTGTGGTCGGTGGGCGTCATGACCGAGCTCGACCGGAATCTTCGGGGTCACGGGGTCGACGTGACGCTCGTCGAGAAACGGCTGTCCACGATGGGGCGCGCCTTCCCCGACGCGTTGGTGAGCGGATACGACGATCTGATCGATGGGATGACCTGTGATCCGAAGGACCGCCACGTCCTGGCCGCGGCGGTCCGCGCCAATGCCGAGGTGTTGGTGACCTTCAACATCACCGACTTCCCACCGGAGTCCGTGAGCCTGTTCGACATCGAGGTCGTCCATCCGGACGAGTTCCTCCTCGATCAGCTGGACCTGTACCCGGGTGTCACCCTTTCAGTGCTCGAGCATCTCGTCGCCACCTACGAGTCGCCTTCGCTCACGATGGACGAGTTGCTGCAGTCGCTCGCTCAGGCGGGTGTGCCGAAGTTCGCCCAGGATGTCTACCGATTCCTCTGA
- a CDS encoding helix-turn-helix domain-containing protein: MNPLDTPRATSKPRTYLPDGDTRADIVDFAKTLRAIESYLTTHASQAALVAPDGSQRSIPDEIFRALEQVANALANGHGVTVAPYSTQMTTQEAADFLGVSRPTLVKLLEQGEIAHEKRGRHRRVMLRDVVEFQEQARSERRDALTDLARAGQGSALRSESMPTLKRLDEE, translated from the coding sequence GTGAATCCCCTCGACACGCCTCGCGCGACCAGCAAGCCTCGCACCTACCTTCCCGACGGCGACACCCGGGCCGACATCGTCGATTTCGCGAAGACGCTCCGGGCGATCGAGTCGTACCTCACCACACACGCGAGCCAGGCGGCGCTCGTGGCTCCTGACGGCTCCCAGCGGTCCATCCCCGACGAGATCTTCCGCGCGCTCGAGCAGGTCGCGAACGCGTTGGCCAACGGTCACGGAGTCACGGTCGCGCCCTACAGCACGCAGATGACGACGCAGGAAGCGGCCGACTTCCTCGGCGTATCGCGACCGACGTTGGTGAAACTCCTCGAACAGGGAGAGATCGCTCACGAAAAGCGCGGACGCCACCGACGGGTGATGCTTCGCGATGTCGTCGAGTTCCAGGAACAAGCGCGGAGCGAACGTCGCGACGCGCTGACGGATCTGGCTCGGGCGGGCCAAGGATCCGCACTTCGTTCCGAGTCGATGCCGACGCTGAAGCGCCTCGACGAGGAGTGA